One genomic window of Streptomyces sp. NBC_01276 includes the following:
- a CDS encoding MFS transporter, whose amino-acid sequence MTHPRPGAAPRPRRAGPALGSGFRPLWIADLVSQCGSAVTLLALPLVAIGTLDATPFEVGLLVASEYLAFLLIGLPAGAWVDRLPLRPVMVAGDLGRAALLLSVPVAAWRDALTLPQLYAVAFGMSVCTVFFDVAAQSALPRLVGGTGLVRANVRLEAGRNITQVGGPGLAGALVGALTAPLALAADALSYGVSALFLSRVRPLGRRDGERPGTTLRAEIAEGLRLVFRNPVLRALTLAAAVSNLCGTIGASMLLVLLAGDLGLPPLLCGAVFTAEAVGGLIGSLLTGRIAARWGQGRAMCASVVVSGLLWVLALPFYRADWRFAVAVALQGLGWTAFMTFKVTSVAYRQRLCPEPLLGRMTATFRFVVWGSMPVGALAGGLLGRYFGARPALWTGALGELLAVLPLLLSPLRTARELPSGAQRSDPAPASRP is encoded by the coding sequence ATGACGCACCCCCGCCCCGGCGCCGCCCCGCGCCCCCGCCGAGCCGGTCCGGCCCTCGGCTCCGGTTTCCGCCCGCTGTGGATCGCCGACCTTGTGAGCCAGTGCGGATCCGCCGTGACCCTGCTCGCGCTGCCCCTCGTGGCCATCGGCACCCTCGACGCCACCCCGTTCGAGGTCGGCCTGCTCGTCGCGTCCGAGTACCTCGCCTTCCTCCTCATCGGCCTGCCCGCCGGTGCCTGGGTGGACCGGCTGCCGCTGCGCCCCGTGATGGTCGCGGGCGACCTCGGCCGCGCCGCCCTGCTCCTCTCCGTCCCGGTCGCGGCGTGGCGGGACGCGCTGACGCTCCCTCAGCTATACGCCGTCGCCTTCGGGATGTCGGTGTGCACGGTCTTCTTCGACGTGGCCGCCCAGAGCGCACTGCCGCGCCTGGTGGGCGGGACCGGGCTGGTGCGGGCGAACGTCCGGCTCGAAGCCGGCCGCAACATCACCCAGGTCGGGGGCCCCGGCCTGGCCGGAGCCCTCGTCGGCGCCCTCACCGCGCCCCTCGCCCTCGCCGCCGATGCCCTCAGCTACGGCGTCTCGGCGCTGTTCCTCTCGCGCGTGCGCCCCCTCGGCCGGCGGGACGGGGAGCGGCCCGGCACCACACTGCGCGCCGAGATCGCGGAAGGGCTCCGCCTCGTCTTCCGGAACCCGGTCCTGCGGGCACTCACCCTCGCCGCCGCCGTCTCCAACCTGTGCGGGACCATCGGCGCCTCCATGCTGCTGGTGCTGCTCGCCGGGGACCTCGGGCTGCCCCCGCTGCTCTGCGGCGCGGTGTTCACCGCCGAAGCCGTGGGCGGCCTGATCGGCAGCCTGCTCACCGGCCGGATCGCCGCCCGATGGGGCCAGGGACGCGCGATGTGCGCGTCGGTGGTCGTCAGCGGGCTGCTGTGGGTGCTCGCGCTGCCCTTCTACCGGGCCGACTGGCGGTTCGCCGTGGCAGTGGCCCTCCAGGGACTGGGGTGGACGGCCTTCATGACCTTCAAGGTGACCTCGGTCGCCTACCGGCAGCGGCTGTGCCCCGAACCGCTCCTGGGCCGGATGACCGCGACCTTCCGCTTCGTGGTCTGGGGGTCCATGCCGGTCGGCGCGCTCGCCGGAGGGCTGCTGGGCCGGTACTTCGGAGCCCGGCCGGCCCTGTGGACCGGGGCCCTGGGCGAACTCCTGGCCGTACTTCCCCTCCTCCTCTCGCCGCTGCGCACGGCCCGCGAACTGCCGTCCGGCGCGCAACGGTCC
- a CDS encoding alpha/beta fold hydrolase: protein MTEQKAFGVGPSKIEIAYERFGDPRDPAVLLVMGIAVQMLGWPEGFCAELTSRGVQVIRFDNRDVGLSSHFPDAPVPDVRAALAGDLSSASYTLSDMAADGVGLLDALEIDGAHVVGLSMGGAIAQTMALEHPGRVRSLTSLMSTTGDLSVGRPRPEALGALAAPVATAREEVVERMVRTVRVLGSPGFPFDEAAVRDRAARAYDRSHDPLGVARQAVASIAAGDRTERLRALAVPTLVIHGADDPMCDVSGGRATADAVPGAEFVTFEGMGHDLPRALWPEIASLITGLVRRAEAVAPVR from the coding sequence ATGACGGAACAGAAGGCGTTCGGCGTGGGCCCCTCGAAGATCGAGATCGCCTACGAGCGTTTCGGTGATCCGCGCGATCCGGCGGTGCTGCTGGTCATGGGCATCGCCGTGCAGATGCTGGGCTGGCCCGAGGGATTCTGCGCCGAGCTCACCTCGCGCGGGGTGCAGGTGATCCGGTTCGACAACCGCGACGTCGGGCTGTCCTCGCACTTCCCGGACGCACCCGTCCCGGACGTCCGCGCGGCGCTCGCCGGGGACCTGTCCTCGGCCTCGTACACCCTCTCCGACATGGCGGCCGACGGCGTCGGCCTGCTCGACGCGCTGGAGATCGACGGCGCGCACGTCGTCGGCCTGTCCATGGGCGGTGCGATCGCCCAGACGATGGCGCTCGAACATCCGGGCCGGGTGCGTTCGCTGACCTCGTTGATGTCCACGACGGGCGACCTCTCCGTCGGACGGCCGAGGCCCGAGGCGCTGGGAGCCCTGGCGGCGCCGGTCGCGACGGCGCGCGAGGAGGTCGTCGAGCGGATGGTGCGGACCGTACGGGTCCTCGGGTCGCCCGGTTTCCCGTTCGACGAGGCGGCCGTGCGCGACCGGGCGGCCCGCGCCTACGACCGGTCCCACGACCCCCTCGGCGTCGCCCGCCAGGCGGTGGCCTCGATCGCGGCCGGGGACCGTACGGAGCGGCTCCGCGCGCTGGCGGTGCCCACCCTGGTCATCCACGGCGCCGACGACCCGATGTGCGACGTCAGCGGGGGGCGGGCCACCGCCGACGCCGTCCCCGGCGCCGAGTTCGTGACCTTCGAGGGGATGGGCCACGACCTGCCGCGCGCCCTGTGGCCGGAGATCGCGTCGCTGATCACCGGGCTCGTCCGGCGCGCGGAGGCGGTCGCACCGGTCCGCTGA
- a CDS encoding family 20 glycosylhydrolase, translated as MRPLGFLVATACAVSVLTAPGAAAHGASAAADTRPAAVADREAASAVTPPQTVPALREWTASAADPYSFTAAARIVVDPAAADRLSGEAATFAEDLTALTGHRVPVVTGTPAAGDIGIGLDDPALLPEGYRMTVGPALTLRAATATGAFNGTRTVLQLLHRSAAVPAGTAVDWPDKPERGLMVDQGRKFFTVEWLRRHIKELAYLKLNYFHFHLSDTFGFRLESSTHPEVVSADHYSKQDIADLVALGRKYHVTIVPEIDTPGHMNAVLAAHPELRLTSASGAASPDFIDLSLPGSYALVKDLVTEYLPLFPAPYWHIGADEYVTDYTKYPQLLAYARAHYGAGATAKDTYYGFVNWADDLVRAAGKTTRMWNDGIKSGDGTLTPHPGILVEYWYTYGLTPQQLAAAGHTVANASWTPTYYVLGGAKPDTKWMYETWTADRFEGGATLSDPTRNPGSLLHVWCDNPTAETEDQIAAGIMYPLRGLAQQTWGSPKPVPTYAAFTPIVAAVGHNPAWPGAALPGNLALGRPTTASSTETADFPAAAATDGDPGTRWSSAYADPQWLQVDLGAPRDVGRVVLRWEAAYAKSFQIQLSDDATTWRTIHSTTTGTGGVQDLTGLTGTGRYIRVLGTRRGTAYGYSLHEFEVYAGPSPAPRTLTAAGKALDDPAGSTAPGTRLITWTPHGGPNQQWRLTPGPDGTHTLVNVASGLCADIEGGSASAGAAVVQAVCTGGDGQRWRTAGLPGGGSSVTNGKSGLLLTTASGTDGAAVTQQAATGSAFQSWLIA; from the coding sequence ATGCGCCCGCTCGGATTCCTGGTCGCCACCGCCTGCGCGGTGTCCGTACTGACAGCGCCCGGCGCCGCGGCCCACGGGGCTTCCGCGGCCGCGGACACGCGTCCCGCGGCCGTCGCCGACCGTGAGGCCGCCTCGGCGGTGACCCCGCCGCAGACCGTTCCCGCCCTGCGGGAGTGGACCGCGTCGGCCGCCGATCCCTACTCCTTCACCGCCGCCGCCCGGATCGTCGTCGACCCCGCAGCGGCCGACCGGCTCTCCGGCGAGGCCGCCACCTTCGCCGAGGACCTCACGGCGCTGACCGGGCACCGGGTCCCCGTGGTCACCGGCACTCCGGCCGCCGGGGACATCGGGATCGGCCTGGACGATCCCGCCCTGCTGCCCGAGGGCTACCGGATGACCGTCGGACCGGCCCTCACCCTCCGGGCCGCCACCGCCACCGGCGCCTTCAACGGCACCCGCACCGTCCTGCAACTGCTCCACCGGTCCGCCGCCGTGCCGGCGGGCACCGCCGTCGACTGGCCGGACAAGCCCGAGCGCGGGCTCATGGTCGACCAGGGGCGCAAGTTCTTCACCGTCGAATGGCTGCGGCGGCACATCAAGGAACTGGCCTACCTCAAGCTCAACTACTTCCACTTCCACCTGTCGGACACCTTCGGCTTCCGCCTGGAGAGCTCCACCCACCCGGAGGTCGTCTCCGCCGACCACTACTCCAAGCAGGACATCGCCGACCTCGTCGCCCTGGGCCGCAAGTACCACGTCACCATCGTCCCGGAGATCGACACCCCGGGCCACATGAACGCCGTCCTCGCCGCCCACCCCGAACTCAGGCTCACGAGCGCCTCCGGAGCAGCCAGCCCCGACTTCATCGACCTCTCGCTGCCCGGCTCGTACGCGCTGGTCAAGGACCTCGTCACCGAGTACCTGCCGCTGTTCCCGGCCCCGTACTGGCACATAGGCGCGGACGAATACGTCACCGACTACACCAAGTACCCGCAGCTCCTCGCCTACGCCCGCGCCCACTACGGCGCCGGCGCCACCGCCAAGGACACCTACTACGGGTTCGTCAACTGGGCGGACGACCTGGTCCGGGCGGCCGGCAAGACCACCAGGATGTGGAACGACGGCATCAAGTCCGGCGACGGCACCCTCACCCCGCACCCCGGCATCCTGGTCGAGTACTGGTACACCTACGGCCTCACCCCGCAGCAGCTCGCCGCCGCCGGGCACACCGTCGCCAACGCCTCCTGGACGCCCACCTACTACGTCCTCGGCGGAGCCAAACCCGACACCAAGTGGATGTACGAGACCTGGACCGCGGACCGCTTCGAGGGCGGAGCCACCCTCTCCGACCCCACCCGCAACCCCGGCTCCCTGCTCCACGTCTGGTGCGACAACCCCACCGCCGAGACCGAGGACCAGATCGCGGCCGGGATCATGTACCCGCTGCGCGGACTGGCCCAGCAGACCTGGGGCTCTCCGAAGCCGGTGCCCACGTACGCCGCCTTCACCCCGATCGTGGCGGCCGTCGGCCACAACCCGGCCTGGCCCGGCGCCGCCCTGCCCGGCAACCTCGCCCTGGGCCGCCCGACCACCGCCTCCAGCACCGAGACCGCGGACTTCCCGGCGGCGGCCGCCACCGACGGCGACCCAGGCACCCGCTGGTCCAGCGCCTACGCCGACCCCCAGTGGCTCCAGGTGGACCTCGGCGCCCCGCGCGACGTCGGCCGCGTCGTCCTGCGCTGGGAGGCGGCGTACGCGAAGTCCTTCCAGATCCAGCTCTCCGACGACGCCACCACCTGGCGCACCATCCACTCCACCACCACGGGCACCGGGGGAGTCCAGGACCTCACCGGCCTGACCGGGACCGGCCGGTACATCCGCGTCCTCGGCACCCGGCGCGGCACCGCCTACGGCTACTCCCTCCACGAGTTCGAGGTCTACGCCGGCCCGTCGCCGGCCCCGCGCACCCTCACGGCCGCCGGCAAGGCCCTCGACGACCCGGCGGGCTCCACCGCCCCCGGCACCCGGCTGATCACCTGGACACCCCACGGCGGCCCCAACCAGCAGTGGCGGCTCACCCCCGGCCCCGACGGCACCCACACCCTGGTCAACGTGGCCTCCGGGCTCTGCGCGGACATCGAGGGCGGCTCCGCCTCGGCCGGCGCGGCCGTCGTCCAGGCCGTCTGCACCGGCGGCGACGGCCAGCGCTGGAGGACAGCCGGGCTGCCGGGCGGCGGCTCCTCGGTGACGAACGGGAAGAGCGGGCTCCTGCTCACCACCGCCTCCGGAACGGACGGGGCCGCCGTCACCCAGCAGGCCGCGACCGGGTCGGCGTTCCAGAGCTGGCTGATCGCCTGA
- a CDS encoding PleD family two-component system response regulator, translating into MSGDIPARILLIVKDRRLWGLLERLLVSAGYVVLDGGSGRETVALLEREAPVGLVVCERTGPGLDEVALFEEIRRDPGHGRVPILALPPADPECTVQALKAGVDEVLAKPFHPNDLLDRVHRLTRGGRD; encoded by the coding sequence ATGAGCGGCGACATCCCCGCCAGGATCCTCCTGATCGTGAAGGACCGCAGGCTCTGGGGGCTGCTCGAACGGCTCCTCGTCTCCGCCGGCTACGTGGTCCTCGACGGCGGGAGCGGCCGGGAGACGGTGGCTCTGCTGGAGCGCGAGGCGCCCGTGGGCCTGGTGGTCTGCGAGCGCACCGGTCCCGGGCTCGACGAGGTGGCACTGTTCGAGGAGATCCGGCGGGATCCCGGACACGGGCGGGTCCCGATCCTCGCTCTGCCCCCGGCCGACCCGGAGTGCACCGTCCAGGCGTTGAAGGCGGGAGTGGACGAGGTCCTCGCGAAGCCCTTCCATCCGAACGACCTCCTCGACCGCGTGCACCGCCTCACCCGGGGCGGGCGCGACTGA
- a CDS encoding nuclear transport factor 2 family protein, protein MSKTEIDALTAEFFAAFDNRDGGGADVARLRRLILPGGVIVHTGPEFTVYTVDEFIEPRERLLKDGRLVGFSEWEVSERTEIEGGIASRFGEYRKSGTLDGEPFEGGGTKTIQFVRTPQGWRIAAFSWFDRP, encoded by the coding sequence ATGTCCAAGACCGAAATAGACGCGCTGACCGCCGAGTTCTTCGCCGCCTTCGACAACCGGGACGGCGGGGGCGCCGACGTGGCCCGGCTCCGCCGGCTGATCCTGCCCGGCGGTGTGATCGTGCATACCGGACCGGAGTTCACGGTGTACACCGTGGACGAGTTCATCGAGCCCCGCGAGCGCCTCCTGAAGGACGGCCGGCTGGTCGGGTTCAGCGAGTGGGAGGTCTCGGAACGGACCGAGATCGAGGGTGGCATCGCGTCACGCTTCGGCGAGTACCGCAAGTCCGGGACCCTGGACGGCGAACCCTTCGAGGGCGGCGGCACCAAGACCATCCAGTTCGTCCGCACCCCGCAGGGCTGGCGGATCGCCGCCTTCTCCTGGTTCGACCGGCCCTGA
- a CDS encoding ArsR family transcriptional regulator, whose protein sequence is MGEVRFGVRDVAGVRFAISPLWETVTSFRAVADPGRYAVHLPWLTSVRALRTDRALAVRTAPLRALIAVDRPGARPPADVPAFLTPPPRCPLAEFEEELALLAVPPAGVAGMAPPDPADALRAWWEAAVRPCWPRVRAVLEADIAYRTRQLAEDGIQEVLSRLHPALRWTGDRLVSPELGPAVLDLDGGGITLAPSAFAVRCHLLTGPGPTPPAVVYPARAVGTLWERRGVPGEGLARLLGRSRALLLSCTSSPATTTQLAARTGLSLGAVSQHLGVLRDAGLVTSHRYRREVHYATSELGDALLERA, encoded by the coding sequence ATGGGTGAGGTGCGGTTCGGGGTGCGGGACGTCGCGGGCGTCAGGTTCGCGATCTCACCGCTGTGGGAGACCGTCACCAGCTTCCGGGCCGTGGCGGATCCGGGCCGCTACGCCGTCCACCTGCCGTGGCTCACCTCGGTACGGGCGCTGCGGACGGACCGGGCCCTGGCCGTGCGGACCGCCCCCTTGCGGGCCCTGATCGCCGTGGACCGGCCCGGGGCGCGTCCGCCGGCGGACGTACCGGCCTTCCTGACGCCCCCTCCGCGCTGCCCCCTGGCCGAGTTCGAGGAGGAGCTCGCGCTGCTGGCGGTCCCACCCGCCGGGGTGGCCGGGATGGCCCCGCCGGACCCGGCGGACGCCCTGCGCGCCTGGTGGGAGGCGGCGGTCCGGCCCTGTTGGCCCCGCGTCCGGGCGGTCCTGGAGGCGGACATCGCCTACCGGACCCGGCAGTTGGCCGAGGACGGCATCCAGGAGGTGCTCTCCCGGCTCCATCCCGCGCTGCGCTGGACGGGCGACCGCCTGGTCTCCCCCGAGCTGGGCCCGGCGGTCCTCGACCTGGACGGCGGGGGGATCACCCTGGCCCCGAGCGCCTTCGCGGTCCGCTGCCACCTGCTGACCGGGCCCGGGCCGACACCGCCGGCCGTCGTCTACCCGGCGCGGGCGGTGGGCACGCTGTGGGAGCGGCGCGGTGTCCCCGGCGAGGGGCTGGCGCGTCTGCTGGGGCGCAGCCGGGCCCTGCTCCTCTCGTGCACGAGCTCGCCCGCCACCACGACCCAGCTGGCGGCCCGGACGGGGCTCAGCCTCGGCGCGGTCTCGCAGCACCTCGGGGTGCTGCGGGACGCCGGTCTCGTCACGAGCCACCGCTACCGGCGCGAGGTGCACTACGCGACCAGCGAGCTGGGCGACGCCCTGCTGGAGCGGGCGTAG